A window of the Lagopus muta isolate bLagMut1 chromosome 1, bLagMut1 primary, whole genome shotgun sequence genome harbors these coding sequences:
- the LOC125697257 gene encoding carboxypeptidase A1-like, with translation MHLGPKAYQHLVNMKVLLVFTALLVGTFSEQLFVGDQVLRAVASDEEQIALLRALGEQVDLQIDFWRDPTKPGRPADLRVPFSRLQAVKVFLESHGISYSIMIEDVQHLLDEEKRTMMLSRRMERSTNKFSFASYHTVEEIYDWMDTLVADYPNLVSKIQIGESYEKRPLYVLKFSTGGSNRPAVWLDTGIHSREWVTQATGVWTANKLAEDYGQDPTVTSLLDTMDIFFEIVTNPDGYAFTHSTNRMWRKTRSVNADSSCIGVDPNRNWDAGFGDSGSSSNPCSETYHGPYAHSESEVKSIVDFIQSHGNVKGLISIHSYSQMLMFPYGYKNTPAPDHEELNALAEKAVNDLAAVYGTEYTYGSIADTIYLAAGTTVDWAYENGVKYSYTFELRDTGRYGFLLPSSQIIPTATETWPALLDILVHIQQNPY, from the exons ATGCATTTAGGACCAAAGGCTTACCAGCACCTGGTCAACATGAAGGTCCTCCTGGTCTTCACTGCCCTCCTGGTGGGCACCTTCAGCGAGCAGCTTTTTGTGGG GGACCAAGTCCTCCGTGCTGTGGCCAGCGATGAGGAGCAGATTGCCCTGCTCAGGGCACTGGGTGAGCAGGTGGACCTGCAG ATTGACTTCTGGCGCGACCCCACCAAACCTGGGCGCCCGGCTGACCTGCGGGTgcctttctccaggctgcaaGCGGTCAAAGTCTTCCTGGAATCCCATGGCATTTCCTACAGCATCATGATCGAGGATGTGCAG CACTTACTGGATGAGGAAAAGAGAACCATGATGCTGTCCAGGCGGATGGAGAGAAGTACCAACAAGTTCAGTTTTGCATCCTATCACACTGTAGAGGAG ATCTATGACTGGATGGACACCCTTGTGGCAGATTACCCCAACCTTGTTAGCAAGATCCAGATTGGTGAAAGCTATGAGAAGAGACCCCTCTATGTGCTGAAG TTCAGCACTGGGGGATCGAATCGGCCAGCAGTCTGGTTGGACACTGGCATCCACTCACGTGAATGGGTCACCCAAGCTACTGGTGTGTGGACAGCCAACAAG CTTGCTGAAGATTATGGCCAGGACCCCACTGTCACCTCCCTTCTGGACACCATGGACATCTTCTTTGAGATTGTTACCAACCCCGATGGCTACGCCTTCACCCATAGCACT AACCGTATGTGGAGAAAAACGAGGTCTGTCAACGCTGACTCCTCCTGCATCGGTGTGGACCCCAACCGAAACTGGGACGCAGGCTTTGGAG ATTCTGGTTCCAGCAGCAACCCCTGCTCTGAAACCTACCACGGTCCCTATGCCCACTCTGAGAGCGAAGTGAAATCTATTGTGGACTTCATCCAAAGCCACGGGAATGTGAAAGGACTCATCTCCATTCACAGCTACTCCCAGATGTTGATGTTCCCCTATGGCTACAAGAATACACCTGCACCCGATCATGAGGAACTG AACGCGTTGGCTGAAAAGGCAGTGAACGACCTGGCAGCGGTGTACGGGACAGAATACACCTATGGCAGCATTGCAGACACCATCT ACCTGGCAGCCGGCACCACCGTGGACTGGGCTTATGAGAATGGGGTGAAATATTCCTATACCTTTGAGCTGAGGGATACGGGGCGCTATGGTTTCCTCTTGCCCAGCAGTCAGATCATCCCCACCGCCACCGAGACATGGCCGGCACTGCTGGACATCTTGGTCCACATCCAGCAGAACCCATACTGA
- the LOC125697262 gene encoding carboxypeptidase A1-like produces the protein MRALLLLAALGAVAAATPENFVGHQVLRIVPSSDAELQKVQELQELEHLQLDFWLSPRGLGNPIDIRVPFRSLQPVKAHLEANGVPYSIMIEDVQALVDLEKMQMLRRRRFMPFSTSTFDYTSYHTLDEIYAFMDLLVAENPNLVSKLEIGYTTENRPIYVLKFSKGGTNRPAIWIDTGIHSREWVTQASGVWFAKKIVEEQDEGLANILDQMDIFLEIVTNPDGFVFTHTSNRMWRKTRSKHSGSLCVGVDPNRNWDAGFGGSGSSGSSCSETYRGPYANSEPEVKAIVDFVKDHGNIKAFISIHSYSQLLLYPYGYTTTAVPDKEELHQVAKEAVEALSSLYGTNYKYGSIITTIYQASGGTIDWTYNQGIKYSFTFELRDTGRYGFLLPASQIVPTAQETWKALEVIMAHARNHLY, from the exons ATGAGGGcgctcctgctgctggctgccctgggggcagtggctgctgccacccctgAGAATTTTGTCGG GCACCAGGTGCTACGCATTGTCCCCAGCAGCGATGCCGAGTTGCAgaaggtgcaggagctgcaggagctggagcacctGCAG CTGGATTTCTGGCTTTCACCCCGTGGCCTTGGGAACCCGATTGACATCCGCGTGCCCTTCCGCAGCCTGCAGCCCGTCAAAGCCCACCTGGAGGCCAACGGTGTCCCCTACTCCATCATGATTGAGGACGTGCAG GCGCTGGTGGACCTTGAAAAGATGCAGATGCTTCGTCGCCGCCGTTTCATGCCATTCTCCACCAGTACCTTCGATTACACCAGCTATCACACCCTGGACGAG ATCTATGCCTTCATGGACCTATTGGTGGCTGAAAACCCAAACCTGGTCAGCAAGCTGGAGATTGGCTACACAACAGAGAACCGCCCCATCTATGTGTTGAAG TTCAGTAAAGGTGGCACGAATCGCCCGGCCATTTGGATTGACACTGGCATCCACTCCCGTGAATGGGTGACACAAGCAAGCGGCGTTTGGTTCGCCAAGAAG ATTGTCGAAGAGCAAGATGAAGGTCTGGCCAACATCCTGGACCAGATGGACATCTTCCTGGAGATTGTCACCAACCCTGACGGCTTTGTCTTCACCCACACCTCG AATCGTATGTGGCGCAAGACCAGGTCCAAGCATTCTGGATCTCTCTGCGTTGGCGTTGACCCCAACCGCAACTGGGACGCAGGATTTGGAG GCTCTGGGTCCAGCGGCAGCTCCTGCTCAGAGACGTACCGTGGGCCCTACGCCAACTCGGAGCCAGAGGTGAAGGCCATCGTGGACTTTGTGAAGGACCACGGGAACATCAAAGCTTTCATCTCCATCCACAGCTactcccagcttctgctctacCCCTATGGCTACACCACCACTGCTGTGCCTGACAAGGAAGAACTG CACCAGGTCGCAAAGGAAGCTGTGGAAGCTCTGTCCTCTCTGTACGGCACGAATTACAAGTATGGCAGCATCATCACCACCATCT ATCAAGCAAGCGGAGGAACCATCGACTGGACCTACAATCAAGGCATTAAGTACTCCTTCACCTTCGAGCTCCGGGACACGGGACGCTACGGgttcctgctgcctgccagccaGATTGTCCCCACTGCCCAGGAGACGTGGAAAGCTCTGGAGGTCATCATGGCACATGCACGGAATCACCTCTACTGA